The [Clostridium] celerecrescens 18A genomic sequence TAGATGCCTTTAAGGAAATGTGCGGTACAGATTTCGACCTTAAGTTATCTAAATCGTGACAGCATGGTATTTTCAAGCATAACATTTTTATATTATTTTTTACCTCTGGTTATTGGCGTATACTTTGTATGCCCGAAGAAGTTGAAAAATGGTGTGTTGCTTTTTTCTTCCCTAATATTTTACGGCTGGGGAGAGCCGAAATACATCATATTTATGGGCCTTTCCATCTTGGTGAACTACATTCTTGGTTTGCTCATTGAGCGATACTCCGGTTCGGCATGGGGGAAGGTATGGCTGCTTGTTTCGGTGGTCTTTTCCCTTGGAATGCTGGGGTATTTTAAATATGTGGATTTTTTTATAGCAAACATTAATTCCATGACTGGATTATCAGTCCCGATGCTGAACGTAGTTCTTCCCCTTGGCATCAGCTTTTATACGTTTCAAATTCTCAGCTATACCATTGATGTTTACCGAAAAAACACAAAGGCCCAGAAGAATCTGTTATCATTGGCCACTTATGTGGCCTTCTTTCCTCAGCTGATCGCAGGTCCTATTGTAAGATATACGGATATCGCACAGGCTCTGGACAGAAGGGAGCACAGCTTTTTAAACGCCCGCATTGGAATTCGCAGGTTTTTATTTGGAATTTCAAAAAAGGTGCTGATCGCCAATACACTCGGAGAATTGTGCAAAGCCTTTGCAGACTCCCCGGAACAAAATGTTTTATTCTACTGGCTTTATGCAGTGGCCTTTACTTTACAGATTTACTTTGACTTTTCCGGATACAGTGATATGGCAATCGGTTTAGGCAAGATATTTGGCTTTGATTTTCAGGAGAATTTTAATTACCCATTTATTTCCAAAAGCATTACTGAATTCTGGCGCAGGTGGCATATGTCCCTAGGAACCTGGTTCAGGGATTATTTATACATTCCCTTAGGAGGAAACCGTGTTGGCAGGCTGCGCTGGCTCTTTAATATTTTTTTGGTATGGATGCTGACCGGTTTATGGCACGGTGCGGCATGGAATTTTATCATATGGGGATTGTTATTTGCTATTCTCCTGATGCTTGAGAAGCTGTGGATCGGCAGTTACTTAAAGAACATGCCGAAAAGCATTTCTCATTTGTATGTTATGCTTCTTGTAATTATAAGCTTCGTCATATTTGATGCACCTGATCTGAGTACATCAGCGGAACGGCTTCGTTCCATGTTCGGAATGAGCGGACTGGCGCTTACAGGAGTCCAGTCAGCCTATTATTTAAGAAGCTATCTTATCATATTTGTGATAGCCATAACCGGAAGCACTGATTTGCCAAAGAGAATCATAGGCAGAATCCGCAAGACACCATTTGGAGCGATTGCCCTTACTTGGGCAGAGCCTGTGGTATGCATGGTGATGCTTTTGCTGACAACCGCGTACTTAATTGATGCTTCCTTTAATCCATTTCTGTATTTTCGCTTTTAAGGAGGGCAGGAATGAAGAATAGAAAAACAAATCGGATGATTGTGATTTTGGTAGGAACGGCATGGGTTCTTCTGGCGCTTTCTTCCTGGCTTTCACCAACACAGGAAATATCAGCCAGTGAAAGAAGAACGCTTGCCGGTTTTCCCGAATTTACTCTTAAAAGCCTTGTTACGGCAGGTTTTATGGAGGGCTTTGAGCAATATGCCAAAGACCAGTTTCCCTGCCGCTTTTTATACCGTACCATAAAAGCGTATGTTAGGTTTTATCCATTGGGTCAGAAGGATAATAACGGTATCTATATTCAGGATGGCTATGCCGTAAAAATGGAGTACCCCTTGAATGAAGCTTCCATTCAAAAAGCGGCGGAAAAGTTCCGGTATCTGTATGAAACATATATGGATGGTAAAGACGTAAAAACCTATCTAACCATTGTTCCTGACAAGGGGTATTTTCTCTCCCAGGCAAATGGCTATCCCTCCATGGACTATCAGAAGCTGTTTGATATGATGAAGGCAGATACAGATTTTGCGCAGTATATAGATCTAACGGATATTTTGGAAATTGAAGATTACTATAAGACAGATATTCACTGGAAACAGGAGCGGATCATTAAGGCCGCGGATAAAATCCGTAATGCTTTAGGAGAAGAGAAGGTAAACGCCGGACAATATAAGGAAATCGAAGCGGATAAACCCTTTTACGGAGTATATTATGGGCATTGTGCCCTTCCCATGAGACCGGACAAACTGAAATATCTTACCAGTGGCCCTATAGATGCCTGTACCGTTTATAATTGGGAGACAGGAAAGACCACAGCCGTGTATGATACCCAAAAGCTTACAGGAAATGATCCTTATGATGTGTATTTATCCGGTGCGGCGGCCCTTTTGGAAATCACCAATCCAAATGTAAAAAACGGAAAAGAGCTTGTGATATTCCGGGATTCCTTTGGAAGCAGTCTGGCGCCCCTTTTGCTTGATGGATATTCCAAAGTGACCATGGTTGACATCCGTTACATTGCCAGTAATTTGATCGGTGATTATATGACCTTTGATGATCAGGATGTGCTTTTTGTATACAGTACTTCGGTACTAAATTCCAGTACAATGTTCAAATAGGGCGGATGATAATCTGCTTTCAAAAATTCATCGTCGCTATGATACGAAAGGAAGGCTGAGGGGATGAAAAAACTAGACAGAGAATTCTATAACAGGGATTCGGTCCTGGTTGCCAGGGATCTATTGGGAAAGGTGTTTGTCCACGAGATTGAGGGACAGAGACTCGCCGTTAAGATTACAGAGGCAGAGGCATATATGGGCGTTGAAGATAAGGCTGCCCATTCTTACGGCGGAAAGAGGACACCAAGGGTGGAAGTGATGTATGGAGATCCTGGTTATGCTTATATGTTTCTTATCTATGGGATGTACAGCTGCTTCAATGTAGTAACAAGGGAGAAGGGGATTCCACAGGCAGTTTTAATAAGGGCTGCCGAACCATTGGAGGGAATCCGGTGGATGGCGCAAAAGAGATTTGGAAAGGAGTATGAGCAGCTTTCCAAAAGCCAGCGCAAGGGTCTTATAAACGGACCGGGAAAGTTTTGCAGCGCATTATCATTGGATAGAAGCTTTAACGGCATAGACTTATGCGGGGATCAGGTCTATTTTGAGGAAGGCACAGACAAAAATTTCAATATCATTGAAACAAAACGTGTAGGAATTGACTATGCAGAGGAGGCCAGAGACTACCTTTGGCGGTTTTGTATAGAAGGGAGCGAATAGGCTCCCTTTTTCTCGTTCTGATAACGTTATTTTTTCCTTGCTGAAATGATCAGCATCATGGGCCGGCGAAGCTCATTTTCCATGCCTTCCACGGTTTGAAGCAGATGCTCTGATGGCTGAGGTTCCACAACACCGGTTAATTCAAAGCCTGCCTGTATCAAACCATTCAAATAGGTGGTCAGGGTCTTATGATATTTCGTAACATTTTCTCCAAGGAAACTGGCCTGTCTATGTCCCTCAAAAAAGTAATTGTCAACCGGAAAATGAAGGATCTTTCCGGTTTCATCGTAATACCATTCCTGACTGCCATACGCTGTAAAAACCGGGTGCTCTACAGAAAAGACAAAATCACCGCCCTTAACAAGACAACAGGATACCTTTTCAACAATCTGTTCAAATGATTCCAGATAGTGGAACGCAAGAGAGCTTATGACTGCATCAAATGTATTTTCACTGAAAGATATTTCTTCTATTGGCATGTTGTGATAACAGATTTTATCACTTGTCTTTTCCTTAGCAATTGCAAGCATTTTTTCGGAAATGTCAATGCCTGTAACAGCTTTGGCCCCATGCTCTATGGCATACTGACAATGCCAGCCAAATCCACAGCCTAAATCCAGCACCCGTTTGGCTTTGAATTCTGGCAGCATTGATTCAAGAGTCTTCCATTCCCCTGCACCGGCAAGCCCTTTTGTAGAACGGTCCATTTGACTGTATTTTTCAAAGAATGCTTTGTTATCGTAAGGATTCTGTTTCATTGTTGATTTCATCTCCTCCTGTCACTTTTAACGCATATCCCCATGTTTCTTTTTTGAAGATTTAAAGGGATTATAGCACAATAATCTGAAAAAAGCTTTAAGATTCCAATCATGAATCATAGTAGTTACGCATCTTCCTAATATCATTCTGCCGGTCTGGCACATGGAAAAAAAGGATGAATATATAGTATATAAGTAGGAATTACTATTGTTATTATATAAGATTTAGTGTAAAATTTATATAGCATTTATCCCATGGTTTTGAGGATCGGTCCATGCCCGGGCTGATTCACAAAACTTCAAGCGGAAGGAGGCCATTATTCTGGAAAAAGAACAATTTTCAATCCGGCGACCTGGAATGATCGGAGAAGAAAAATTCAGGCAGTATGCGGTTCTGATTCCCCTGATCCATATTTCAGGAGTCACTTATCTGCTATTTGAAAAAAGGTCTAATGAGTTAAAGCGGCAGCCGGGAGAGGTTTGTTTTCCAGGCGGAAAGCTTGAAGCTGGAGAAACCCTTCAGGAATGTGCGGTACGTGAGACAGTTGAAGAACTGAACATATCTCCTCAGCAGATTGAGGTGATGGGACCGGGAGATATTTATCTGTCACCCTTTAACTTAATGATCCATCCATTTATTGGCACTATAAGTGATTATCAGGACACATTCAGCAGAGATGAAGTAGAAGAAGTTATAAAAATACCACTGGATTTACTCCGCAGTCAGGAACCAGAGAGATTTGTGAGTAAACTGATTTCGGAGCCGCCGGAGGATTTTCCGTATGAATGGATTCCGGGAGGGGTAAAATACCCTTGGGCAAAAGGAACTTATGACGTCTTGTTTTATAGATATGAAGACTGGATCATATGGGGTATGACGGCTCAGATCGTGAAGTCAGCGTTGAAGCTGATGGAAGAATATCATATCATTTGATTCCATGATGGAGAAAAAGGCAGTTTTTTATACTTTTAGAGAGAGGTGATTTCTATGAAGAAAGAAATTTATCTGGCAGGCGGATGCTTTTGGGGAACAGAAAAGTACCTGGAAAATATTCCGGGCATCCTGTTTACAGAGGTGGGATATGCCAATGGTAAAACAGAGAATCCGACTTATAAGGAAGTATGCAGCTATGATACCGGGCATGCAGAAACGGTGAAGGTGGAATACGACGACAGCATAATAGGTCTTACCTATTTGCTGCAGCTTTATTATGACGTGATCAATCCCATAAGCGTGAACCGCCAGGGAGGCGATGTTGGTTCCCAGTACCGGACAGGAATCTATTTCACGGCTGACAGGGATGAGACAGTGATCCAGGATTCCATAAATGAGCTTCAGAAAAAATATAAAGAAAAAATAGCGATTGAAGTAAAGCCTCTTTCCTGTTACTACCGGGCAGAGGAGTACCATCAGAAATATTTGGACAAAAACCCAGGAGGATACTGCCATATTGGTGCCGATAAATTTGAAAAGGCAAAGAAGGCGGAGGATAAAAGCAAAAAATATGGAAAAAGAACAACGGAAGAATTAAAAGAAAACTTAACGAGTCTGCAGTTTGAAGTAACACACAACAGTGCAACAGAGCCTCCCTTTCAAAATGAATACTTTGATAAATTCGATGAGGGAATTTATGTAGATATTACAACAGGGGAACCGCTTTTTATGTCAACTGATAAATTTGAGTCAGGCTGCGGCTGGCCCAGCTTTTCTAAGCCGATTGACTCAGAGATCATTAAGACCCATGAGGACCGGAGCTTTGGAAGAATACGCACGGAAGTGAGGAGCAAGCTGGGAGATGCCCATCTGGGCCATGTATTTGACGATGGTCCTATAGACCGTGGAGGACTGCGCTATTGTATTAACAGCGCTTCTTTAAGGTTTATTCCCAAAGAAAAGATGGAGAAGGAAGGATACGGAGATTATCTGAAACTGTTTTAACCTCATAAAGTAACGAAGCGGATTGCGGATATCCGGTTGACTGACAGGACTGAAATAAAAATGCGGAAGAAGAATGAAGGATGATTAATGAAATACTGAAATTCAATAAAGAGTTTGTTGAAAACAAAGGATATGTAAAATATATTACCAATAAGTTTCCGGATAAAAAAGTCGCTATTGTATCCTGTATGGACACAAGATTAACGGAATTATTGCCGATGGCCCTTGGGCTTAAAAATGGGGATGCAAAAATCATCAAAAATGCCGGGGGTATTATATCCCACCCATTTGGAAGTGCCATGAGGAGCCTGCTGATCGGTATTTATGAATTGGATGTCAAGGAAATCCTCGTAATCGGTCATACCGATTGCGGGGCCAGACATACGGACAGCAAGAAAATCATTGAAAAAATGAAACAGCGGGGAATCGAGCAAAAGAATATCGACCTGGTAAAATACTATGGCATTGATTTTGATTCATGGCTGGGAGGATTTAAGGATCTGGATTTGTCCATCAAAAATTCCGTTGATCTGATTCGCAACCATCCATTTGTTCCGGAGGAGATCATGATACACGGTCTGGTAATAGATTCTGTTACCGGTGAATTAAGAAAGGTTATTTAAGCAGCAGTTCTTGGCGGATTTCGCATAAAAGGAGGATTTTCATGCTAGTTTATGCAGTGATATCGATTACTTTGGCATTGGTATTTTATACGATCGGCGTATGGAGCGAACGGATCCAGGGCCAGCTAAAAAAGTGGCATCTGGTAATTTTCTGGTTAGGCCTGGTCTTTGATACCATCGGCACCTTATTAATGGATAAACTCGCCTCTAACGGTTTCCAGCTTAATTTTCACGGAGTAACCGGCCTTCTTGCCATTCTGTTAATGGTGTTTCATGCGGTTTGGGCTACCATAGTTGTGGTAAGGGATAATAAAGAAGCCAGAGCTGATTTTCACAAGTTCAGCATTATTGTATGGATTATCTGGCTGATTCCATATGTGTCTGGTGCAGCATTGGGTATGGTAAGGTAGTGTGGGATAAAGTAACCACTAATTTGTACTTGAGAGGAGATAAGGATGAAATTAGGCATTATTGGATCAGGGAAGATTGTAAAGGAGTTTCTGCCAATCGTTCATTATTTGGATAAGGTGGAGCTTGCGGCCATTTGCTGTACGAAAAGAAGTGAAGCAGTGGGAAGAGAACTTGGTGAAAAATATAACATAAAACAAATTTTTACAGATTATCAGGACTTCTTAAACAGTGATGTAGATACGGTTTATGTGGCTCTGCCTAACCATTTGCACTTTCAGTTTACGAAAGAGGCACTGGAGGCAGGAAAGCATGTGATTATAGAAAAACCCTTTACCACCACCTTTAAAGAAGCCCATATATTAAGCGGGCTGGCAAGAGAAAAAAGGCTGTTTTTATTTGAAGCTGTTACGACCCTGTATCTGCCGAATTATAAAAGAATTAAAGAGCTTCTGCCAACCCTGGGAAACATAAAAATCGTTCAGTTCAACTATTCCCAGTACTCCAGTAGATATGACAGCTTCAAAGAGGGGCGCATTCTGCCTGCCTTTGATCCCAATTGTTCCGGCGGTGCGCTCATGGACATTAATATCTATAACATCCATTATGTTGCAGGATTATTCGGAAGACCGCTTAAGGTGGAATACTTCCCCAATGTGGAGAGAGGGATTGATACCTCTGGAATTTTAATTTTGGACTACGGCACTTTTAAATGTACTTGCATTGGAGCAAAGGACTGCAAGGCTTCTGCCGCTAATTATATCCAGGGGGAGAAGGGGGTCATCCGTCAGGATACGCCTGCCAGCATCTGCAGAGGCTTTGAAATCATCAGGAATGATGAGACTAAATCCCTTGTAAATGAAGATAATTTCGAACACCGTATGGTGAATGAATTTATGGAATTCCAGGATATGATCTGCGGTAATGATCTGGAAAGGTGCTATCAGCTTCTGGACCACACCCTGCTTGTAAGCGAAATTCAGACAACTGCAAGACATAAAGGAGGAATCCGGTTCCCGGCAGATGAGGAAATTTAAGACAGGGTTATCCGCGGTGATAAATTATTTTTAGTAATTGACAATTCTTCCTGCCTGTGTTATTATTGCGGAAATAGTGAAAAGGCAATGAAGAGAAATAGTACATATACAATAAATTTCAGAGAGAAGATGGTTGGTGCGAATCTTTATTTTAGTATATCGAAGCAGTCTCGGAGCTTTGAACCGAAAAATGGTTTCCCTGATTTCAAGGAGATGTTTAGTAGGCTTCAACGTATTCCCACGTTACAGGGGCACGATATGATGGTATCGTAGAGAGTGCAGAGATTTCTCTGAATTTAGGTGGTAACACGGATTGTACATTCGCCCTAAACGTTTCGACGTTTAGGGCGTTTTTTTATTACCTTCACTTATTAAATTACATAGAAAGAGGAGAGCAATGATGAGAAATTTTGAAAAATCCAGTAAGCTGGATCATGTGTGTTATGATATCAGAGGTCCGGTCATGGATGAAGCAAACCGGATGATCGATCAGGGAGTTGATATATTAAAATTAAACATTGGAAATCCGGCTCCCTTTGGTTTTCGTGCGCCGGAAGAACTGCTTAAGCAAATGAATGAAAACCTGTCCTGTACGGAAGGCTACTCGGATTCCAAAGGGCTGCTGTCAGCCAGAAGGGCCATTGTAAAATACTGTCAGAAAAAAGGGATTGAACAAGTTACTGTAGATGATGTATACACGGGAAATGGCGTAAGCGAACTGATTACCTTAGCCATGCAGGGGCTGTTAAACAGTGGGGATGAGATTCTGGTACCTTCTCCGGACTATCCTTTATGGACTGCGTCCGTAACACTTTCGGGAGGAACCGCTGTCCATTACATGTGCGACGAAGAGGCGGAGTGGTACCCGGATATCAACGATATCAAAAGTAAAATTACAAGCAGAACCAAGGGGATTGTCATCATCAACCCCAACAATCCTACCGGAACCCTGTATCCCAGGGAAGTCCTTGAGGAGATTGTGGAAGTATGCCGGAAACATGGACTGATCATCTTTGCAGATGAAATTTATGACAGACTAGTATTTGACGGCCTGGAACATGTATCTATTGCCTCTCTGGCACCGGATCTTTTGACCATCACATTCAATGGCCTTTCAAAGTCCCATCTAATTGCAGGATACCGCTGTGGCTGGATGAGCCTTTGCGGTGATAAATCCTTTGCAAAAGGGTATGTGGAAGGGATAAACTTATTGTCCTCCATGAGGCTTTGCTCCAATGTTCCGGCCCAGTCCGTGATCGAGGCTGCACTGGAAATGGAGGAGGAAACAAAACAATTGATGATACCGGGCGGGAGAATATACGAACAGAGAAAATACACCTACCAGGCGTTAAATGAGATTCCGGGAATTTCGGTGATAAAACCAAAAGCAGCCTTTTACATGTTTCCTAAAATTAATACCAGTAAATTTAATATTTATGATGATGAAAAGTTTGTATTAGACTTTTTAAAGGATAAGAAGATTCTGCTGACTCATGGAGGCGGGTTCCACTGGGAAAAACCGGATCATTTCCGGGTCGTTTACCTTCCGGAGCTAAGCCAGTTAAAAGTGGCATGTGATAAGCTGGCGGATTTCATGTCCTATTACATACAAAAATAGTGACAAAAGAGCATTGGAAACAGCCTGTATTCCAGCTGCCCAATGCTCTTTAAGTGTTAATGCTGTTCCGTCAGTTTGAGATAATTTTTATACTCTTTGTTCCAGCCTGCAAACAGATCATTTTTCCGGTGGTCGGTTAAGTCTGTGTGCTCTGATAAATATTTCCCCATATAGTCTGATACTTTTTTTGCTCCAAAGTAGT encodes the following:
- a CDS encoding MBOAT family O-acyltransferase, which translates into the protein MNYILGLLIERYSGSAWGKVWLLVSVVFSLGMLGYFKYVDFFIANINSMTGLSVPMLNVVLPLGISFYTFQILSYTIDVYRKNTKAQKNLLSLATYVAFFPQLIAGPIVRYTDIAQALDRREHSFLNARIGIRRFLFGISKKVLIANTLGELCKAFADSPEQNVLFYWLYAVAFTLQIYFDFSGYSDMAIGLGKIFGFDFQENFNYPFISKSITEFWRRWHMSLGTWFRDYLYIPLGGNRVGRLRWLFNIFLVWMLTGLWHGAAWNFIIWGLLFAILLMLEKLWIGSYLKNMPKSISHLYVMLLVIISFVIFDAPDLSTSAERLRSMFGMSGLALTGVQSAYYLRSYLIIFVIAITGSTDLPKRIIGRIRKTPFGAIALTWAEPVVCMVMLLLTTAYLIDASFNPFLYFRF
- a CDS encoding pyridoxal phosphate-dependent aminotransferase, giving the protein MRNFEKSSKLDHVCYDIRGPVMDEANRMIDQGVDILKLNIGNPAPFGFRAPEELLKQMNENLSCTEGYSDSKGLLSARRAIVKYCQKKGIEQVTVDDVYTGNGVSELITLAMQGLLNSGDEILVPSPDYPLWTASVTLSGGTAVHYMCDEEAEWYPDINDIKSKITSRTKGIVIINPNNPTGTLYPREVLEEIVEVCRKHGLIIFADEIYDRLVFDGLEHVSIASLAPDLLTITFNGLSKSHLIAGYRCGWMSLCGDKSFAKGYVEGINLLSSMRLCSNVPAQSVIEAALEMEEETKQLMIPGGRIYEQRKYTYQALNEIPGISVIKPKAAFYMFPKINTSKFNIYDDEKFVLDFLKDKKILLTHGGGFHWEKPDHFRVVYLPELSQLKVACDKLADFMSYYIQK
- the msrB gene encoding peptide-methionine (R)-S-oxide reductase MsrB is translated as MKKEIYLAGGCFWGTEKYLENIPGILFTEVGYANGKTENPTYKEVCSYDTGHAETVKVEYDDSIIGLTYLLQLYYDVINPISVNRQGGDVGSQYRTGIYFTADRDETVIQDSINELQKKYKEKIAIEVKPLSCYYRAEEYHQKYLDKNPGGYCHIGADKFEKAKKAEDKSKKYGKRTTEELKENLTSLQFEVTHNSATEPPFQNEYFDKFDEGIYVDITTGEPLFMSTDKFESGCGWPSFSKPIDSEIIKTHEDRSFGRIRTEVRSKLGDAHLGHVFDDGPIDRGGLRYCINSASLRFIPKEKMEKEGYGDYLKLF
- a CDS encoding class I SAM-dependent methyltransferase, with translation MKQNPYDNKAFFEKYSQMDRSTKGLAGAGEWKTLESMLPEFKAKRVLDLGCGFGWHCQYAIEHGAKAVTGIDISEKMLAIAKEKTSDKICYHNMPIEEISFSENTFDAVISSLAFHYLESFEQIVEKVSCCLVKGGDFVFSVEHPVFTAYGSQEWYYDETGKILHFPVDNYFFEGHRQASFLGENVTKYHKTLTTYLNGLIQAGFELTGVVEPQPSEHLLQTVEGMENELRRPMMLIISARKK
- a CDS encoding beta-class carbonic anhydrase, translating into MINEILKFNKEFVENKGYVKYITNKFPDKKVAIVSCMDTRLTELLPMALGLKNGDAKIIKNAGGIISHPFGSAMRSLLIGIYELDVKEILVIGHTDCGARHTDSKKIIEKMKQRGIEQKNIDLVKYYGIDFDSWLGGFKDLDLSIKNSVDLIRNHPFVPEEIMIHGLVIDSVTGELRKVI
- a CDS encoding NUDIX hydrolase, with the translated sequence MIGEEKFRQYAVLIPLIHISGVTYLLFEKRSNELKRQPGEVCFPGGKLEAGETLQECAVRETVEELNISPQQIEVMGPGDIYLSPFNLMIHPFIGTISDYQDTFSRDEVEEVIKIPLDLLRSQEPERFVSKLISEPPEDFPYEWIPGGVKYPWAKGTYDVLFYRYEDWIIWGMTAQIVKSALKLMEEYHII
- a CDS encoding HsmA family protein, giving the protein MLVYAVISITLALVFYTIGVWSERIQGQLKKWHLVIFWLGLVFDTIGTLLMDKLASNGFQLNFHGVTGLLAILLMVFHAVWATIVVVRDNKEARADFHKFSIIVWIIWLIPYVSGAALGMVR
- a CDS encoding Gfo/Idh/MocA family protein, translated to MKLGIIGSGKIVKEFLPIVHYLDKVELAAICCTKRSEAVGRELGEKYNIKQIFTDYQDFLNSDVDTVYVALPNHLHFQFTKEALEAGKHVIIEKPFTTTFKEAHILSGLAREKRLFLFEAVTTLYLPNYKRIKELLPTLGNIKIVQFNYSQYSSRYDSFKEGRILPAFDPNCSGGALMDINIYNIHYVAGLFGRPLKVEYFPNVERGIDTSGILILDYGTFKCTCIGAKDCKASAANYIQGEKGVIRQDTPASICRGFEIIRNDETKSLVNEDNFEHRMVNEFMEFQDMICGNDLERCYQLLDHTLLVSEIQTTARHKGGIRFPADEEI
- a CDS encoding DHHW family protein, encoding MKNRKTNRMIVILVGTAWVLLALSSWLSPTQEISASERRTLAGFPEFTLKSLVTAGFMEGFEQYAKDQFPCRFLYRTIKAYVRFYPLGQKDNNGIYIQDGYAVKMEYPLNEASIQKAAEKFRYLYETYMDGKDVKTYLTIVPDKGYFLSQANGYPSMDYQKLFDMMKADTDFAQYIDLTDILEIEDYYKTDIHWKQERIIKAADKIRNALGEEKVNAGQYKEIEADKPFYGVYYGHCALPMRPDKLKYLTSGPIDACTVYNWETGKTTAVYDTQKLTGNDPYDVYLSGAAALLEITNPNVKNGKELVIFRDSFGSSLAPLLLDGYSKVTMVDIRYIASNLIGDYMTFDDQDVLFVYSTSVLNSSTMFK
- a CDS encoding DNA-3-methyladenine glycosylase, whose product is MKKLDREFYNRDSVLVARDLLGKVFVHEIEGQRLAVKITEAEAYMGVEDKAAHSYGGKRTPRVEVMYGDPGYAYMFLIYGMYSCFNVVTREKGIPQAVLIRAAEPLEGIRWMAQKRFGKEYEQLSKSQRKGLINGPGKFCSALSLDRSFNGIDLCGDQVYFEEGTDKNFNIIETKRVGIDYAEEARDYLWRFCIEGSE